A region of Lates calcarifer isolate ASB-BC8 unplaced genomic scaffold, TLL_Latcal_v3 _unitig_563_quiver_3449, whole genome shotgun sequence DNA encodes the following proteins:
- the LOC108875101 gene encoding serine protease HTRA1B-like, with protein MRLRFVLCVMALLASTCLVAEARIAKRFAIGCPEKCDKSQCAPIPADCLAGDVLDRCDCCPVCASGEGEQCGGAGDRECAEGMECVVTDGVEVSSTVRRRGKAGVCACTSSEPVCGSDGVSYRNICELKRVSNRATKLQQPPVIFIQRGACGKGR; from the coding sequence ATGCGTCTCCGGTTTGTCCTGTGCGTAATGGCCCTGCTGGCGTCTACATGTCTGGTGGCCGAGGCGCGGATAGCCAAACGCTTCGCCATCGGCTGCCCGGAGAAGTGCGACAAGTCCCAGTGCGCGCCGATCCCCGCCGACTGCCTGGCTGGCGACGTGCTGGACCGCTGTGACTGCTGCCCGGTGTGCGCGTCCGGCGAAGGCGAGCAGTGCGGCGGCGCTGGCGACCGCGAGTGCGCCGAGGGTATGGAGTGTGTGGTGACCGACGGCGTGGAGGTGTCCTCCACCGTCAGACGAAGGGGCAAGGCCGGCGTGTGCGCGTGCACCAGCTCCGAGCCGGTGTGCGGCAGCGACGGCGTCTCGTACCGGAACATCTGCGAGCTGAAGCGCGTCAGCAACCGGGCGACGAAGCTGCAACAGCCGCCGGTGATTTTCATCCAGAGAGGCGCCTGCGGGAAAGGTagga